From the Esox lucius isolate fEsoLuc1 chromosome 21, fEsoLuc1.pri, whole genome shotgun sequence genome, one window contains:
- the tnikb gene encoding TRAF2 and NCK interacting kinase b isoform X10, whose protein sequence is MASDSPARSLDEIDLSALRDPAGIFELVELVGNGTYGQVYKGRHVKTGQLAAIKVMDVTGDEEEEIKAEINMLKKYSHHRNIATYYGAFVKKNPPGVDDQLWLVMEFCGAGSVTDLIKNTKGNSLKEEWTAYICREILRGLTHLHQHKVIHRDIKGQNVLLTENAEVKLVDFGVSAQLDRTVGRRNTFIGTPYWMAPEVIACDENPEATYDFKSDLWSLGITAIEMAEGAPPLCDMHPMRALFLIPRNPAPRLKSKKWSKKFQSFIESCLVKSHGQRPSTEQLLKHPFIRELPNERQVRIQLKDHIDRTKKKRGERDETEYEYSGSEEEEEERDVGEPSSIINIPGESTLRRDFLRLQLANKERSEALRRQQLEQQQNEEHKRLLLAERQKRIEEQKEQRRRLEEQQRREREIRKQQEREQRRRYEEMEQLRRDEERRDEERRDEERRHAEREQVHTQEYIRRQLEEEQRQLEILQQQLLQEQALLMEYKRKQIEEQRQADRLQRQLQQERAYLVSLQQPRPQDKKQLYHYKDTAPSNDKPAWAKEVPQRTTSISPALVRKNSPGNGLGGLAPRAGAHLIRASNPDLRRTDVSMETPLKRMSSGSSSSSSTPSSQGGSNERGVSKVEGSAGPAQETKDDNRDVTLTRPSRPASYKRAVDEDLTALAKELRDLRQGEELNRPPAKVTDYSSSSDESQSDEDEGGEGRSNDGSVAVSDIPRIMPAAGQSGGDAYGVIGGHNDSHDDSYGNSSQDSTLMMRETYGDRRRSSTLAEGNGFCYNANLPDLVQQSPSPLVSPGDGSGRSHPEYGMGSGSGSKSSSFTPFVDPRVYGTSPTEDDDENSAPALFPNELLLHEQARLNEARKISVVNVNPTNIRPHSDTPEIRKYKKRFNSEILCAALWGVNLLVGTENGLMLLDRSGQGKVYNLISRRRFQQMDVLEGLNVLVTISGKKNKLRVYYLSWLRNRILHNDPEVEKKQGWITVGELEGCVHYKVVKYERIKFLVIALKNSVEIYAWAPKPYHKFMAFKSFTDLQHRPQLVDLTVEEGQRLKVIYGSSVGFHVIDVDSGNPYDIYVPSHIQSQVTPHAIVVLPRTDGMEMLLCYEDEGVYVNTYGRITKDVVLQWGEMPTSVAYIHSNQIMGWGEKAIEIRSVETGHLDGVFMHKRAQRLKFLSERNDKVFFASVRSGGSSQVFFMTLNRSSMMNW, encoded by the exons GGTCGCCATGTCAAAACAGGCCAGCTTGCCGCCATCAAAGTTATGGATGTTACTGGC gatgaggaggaggagattaAAGCCGAGATCAACATGTTGAAGAAGTACAGCCACCATCGTAACATCGCTACCTACTACGGCGCCTTCGTCAAGAAGAACCCCCCGGGCGTTGACGACCAGCTGTGG ttggtgATGGAGTTCTGTGGGGCTGGCTCAGTAACAGATCTCATTAAAAACACCAAGGGGAACTCTCTGAAGGAGGAGTGGACGGCCTACATCTGTAGAGAGATCCTCAGG GGTCTGACCCACCTTCACCAACACAAGGTCATCCACAGAGACATAAAGGGTCAGAACGTCCTGCTGACTGAGAATGCAGAGGTCAAACTGG tGGACTTTGGCGTGAGTGCCCAATTGGACCGTACTGTGGGGAGAAGGAACACATTCATAGGGACACCATATTGGATGGCTCCTGAAGTAATCGCCTGCGACGAAAACCCAGAGGCCACCTACGACTTCAAG AGTGACCTGTGGTCTCTGGGTATTACGGCTATAGAGATGGCAGAAGGAGCACCAC CGCTGTGTGACATGCATCCAATGAGAGCCCTCTTCCTCATCCCCAGAAACCCCGCCCCCAGACTCAAGTCGAAAAAGTG GTCTAAGAAGTTCCAGTCGTTCATTGAGAGCTGCTTGGTGAAGAGTCACGGTCAGAGACCGAGCACAGAGCAGCTGTTGAAACACCCCTTTATCAGAGAGCTGCCCAACGAACGACAGGTCCGCATCCAGCTGAAGGACCACATCGACAGGACCAAGAAGAAgcggggagagaggg atgAGACAGAGTATGAGTACAGTGgcagtgaggaagaggaggaagaacggGATGTGGGGGAACCaag CTCCATTATTAACATCCCTGGGGAGTCAACATTGAGGCGGGACTTCCTGAGGTTGCAGCTGGCCAATAAGGAGCGGTCTGAGGCTCTGAGGAGGCAGCAGTTGGAGCAACAGCAGAACGAGGAACACAAGCGCCTCCTGTTGGCAGAGCGACAGAAACGtattgaggaacagaaagaacagagaaGGAGACTGGAGGAG CAACAGCGTAGAGAGCGTGAGATCCGAAAACAGCAGGAGAGGGAACAGAGGAGGCGCTACGAAGAGATGGAGCAGCTGCGGAGGGATGAGGAGCGGAGGGATGAGGAGCGGAGGGATGAGGAGCGGCGACACGCCGAGAGagaacaggtacacacacag GAGTATATCCGTAggcagctggaggaggagcaaaGACAGCTGGAGATTCTACAGCAACAACTCCTCCAGGAGCAGGCTTTACTGATG GAGTACAAGCGAAAGCAGATTGAGGAGCAGCGGCAGGCTGATCGTCTCCAAAGACAGTTGCAGCAGGAGCGGGCCTACCTTGTGTCCCTCCAGCAGCCCCGACCGCAGGACAAGAAACAGCTGTACCACTACAAAGACACAGCCCCCAGTAATGACAAGCCGGCCTGGGCCAAGGAG GTGCCCCAGAGGACCACGTCTATCTCTCCAGCCCTGGTCCGGAAGAACTCTCCTGGGAATGGTCTAGGAGGCCTCGCTCCCAGAGCTGGGGCACACCTGATACGAGCCAG TAACCCGGACCTGCGGAGGACTGATGTCTCCATGGAAACTCCCCTGAAGAGGATGAGCAGTGGCAGTTCTTCCAGCTCATCTACCCCTTCCTCCCAGGGGGGCAGCAACGAGCGAG gAGTCAGTAAGGTGGAGGGGTCTGCGGGGCCGGCCCAGGAAACCAAAGACGACAACAGAGACGTGACCCTGACGCGGCCCAGCAGGCCTGCT AGCTATAAGAGAGCTGTGGATGAG GACCTGACCGCTCTGGCCAAGGAGCTGCGGGATCTACGTCAGGGGGAGGAGCTTAACCGGCCACCTGCCAAGGTGACGGACTACTCTTCATCCAGTGACGAGTCACAGAGTGACGAGGATGAGGGTGGGGAGGGGAGGAGCAACGACGGCTCCGTAGCGGTCAGCGACATCCCACGGATCAT gccgGCTGCGGGGCAGAGCGGTGGGGATGCTTATGGCGTGATAGGAGGCCATAATGATTCCCACGACGATTCCTATGGCAACAGTTCCCAAGACAGCACCCTGATGATGAGAGAG ACATATGGGGACAGGAGGCGGAGCTCCACGCTCGCTGAGGGCAACGGTTTCTGCTACAATGCTAATCTGCCCGATCTGGTGCAGCAAAGCCCCTCCCCCCTGGTCTCCCCTGGTGATGGCTCTGGGCGCAGCCACCCTGAA TATGGCATGGGAAGTGGGAGTGGCTCCAAGTCCTCCTCCTTCACGCCCTTTGTTGATCCACGAGTCTATGGAACGTCACCAactgaagatgatgatgaaaaCTCTGCCCCGG CCCTCTTTCCAAATGAGTTGCTACTGCATGAGCAGGCCCGACTGAACGAGGCCAGAAAGATCAGCGTGGTCAACGTGAACCCAACCAACATTCGACCTCACAGCGACACGCCAGAGATCCGCAAATACAAGAAACGCTTCAACTCTGAGATCCTGTGCGCTGCCCTCTGGG GTGTGAACTTGCTAGTTGGAACGGAGAATGGTCTGATGTTGCTGGACCGCAGCGGTCAGGGGAAAGTCTACAACCTGATCAGCCGCCGACGCTTCCAACAGATGGATGTTCTGGAGGGACTCAATGTCCTAGTCACCATATCAG ggaAGAAGAACAAGCTGCGTGTGTACTACCTGTCCTGGCTGAGGAACAGGATATTACACAATGACCCAGAGGTGGAGAAGAAGCAGGGTTGGATTACTGTAGGAGAGTTGGAGGGCTGTGTGCACTACAAAGTCG TGAAGTATGAGAGGATCAAGTTTCTGGTCATCGCTCTGAAGAACTCAGTGGAGATCTACGCCTGGGCACCCAAGCCCTACCACAAGTTCATGGCCttcaag TCGTTCACTGACCTGCAGCACCGCCCCCAGCTCGTTGACCTCACTGTGGAGGAAGGTCAGAGGCTGAAGGTCATCTATGGCTCCAGTGTTGGGTTCCATGTCATTGATGTTGACTCTGGCAACCCTTACGATATCTACGTCCCCTCCCAC ATTCAGAGTCAGGTGACGCCCCATGCCATCGTGGTGCTGCCGCGGACCGACGGGATGGAGATGCTGCTGTGTTATGAGGACGAGGGCGTGTATGTCAACACCTATGGGCGCATCACGAAAGACGTGGTGCTGCAGTGGGGAGAGATGCCCACCTCTGTTG CCTACATCCACTCCAATCAGATCATGGGCTGGGGAGAGAAGGCCATTGAGATCCGCTCCGTGGAGACGGGACACCTCGACGGAGTTTTCATGCACAAGCGAGCTCAGCGACTGAAGTTCCTGTCAGAGAGGAACGACAAG GTGTTTTTCGCCTCTGTGCGTTCCGGCGGCAGTAGTCAAGTCTTCTTCATGACCCTGAACCGCAGCTCCATGATGAACTGGTAA